From the Paraburkholderia sp. PREW-6R genome, one window contains:
- a CDS encoding polysaccharide deacetylase family protein, producing the protein MIGILFPRSAQQAAKLVLAAVRRSVTHGQASAIARADDSAPSIRVAVDLPDAWGDELVAWLRAGARKLVVFGRVPAALADSLGWRYAEFPAELEAASRSEPAPSREFRASRAAVEYGEAAAVLGARAWARPFERFDFADEWNNLGYGAIRADGSCWSIAQGRDAGVAELAALTIDGARHSSYAALADVGASSVLWFNRAVGPCDSYEWRVVENFLSGYRADSLPCQPVLSEIPYGYDAAITSRLDCDEDVESARDLYMLYRHLNIPFTLAVHTVNLADERNHPILRELLEHGGAVLSHTASHAPNWGGSYEAALHEGTHSANLLHGVTGRRVRYAVSPFHQSPDYALRALADGGYIGCVGGIIRNDPEFVLARGGELAGMPHGFIGHSQQCMLHGECMLAEGDALAVFKQAFDQAFQTGTLFGYLDHPFSPRYAYGWPDEPTRVAAHRAFLDYLSTRASKPLFLHEEAALDFLLQRSRVQVRETGGAFSVTLPDRYGADGLQVGIEYKRRLLPCVTEAALS; encoded by the coding sequence ATGATTGGCATTCTTTTTCCGCGCAGCGCGCAACAGGCGGCCAAGCTGGTGCTCGCGGCCGTGCGCCGTAGCGTCACGCACGGCCAGGCGAGCGCGATTGCACGCGCCGACGACTCGGCGCCCTCCATTCGCGTCGCCGTCGATCTGCCCGACGCATGGGGCGACGAACTCGTCGCGTGGCTGCGCGCGGGCGCGCGTAAGTTGGTGGTGTTTGGTCGCGTGCCGGCGGCGCTCGCCGACTCGCTCGGCTGGCGCTACGCCGAATTTCCGGCAGAGCTGGAGGCGGCGAGCCGCAGCGAGCCCGCGCCGTCACGCGAGTTCCGCGCAAGCCGAGCGGCCGTCGAATATGGCGAGGCGGCGGCGGTGCTGGGCGCCCGAGCATGGGCGCGTCCCTTCGAACGCTTCGATTTCGCCGACGAGTGGAACAACCTGGGCTACGGTGCGATCCGCGCCGACGGCTCGTGCTGGAGCATCGCGCAAGGGCGCGATGCAGGCGTCGCCGAACTCGCTGCGCTGACCATTGACGGAGCTCGTCATAGCTCGTATGCGGCGCTCGCCGACGTCGGCGCGTCGAGCGTGCTGTGGTTCAATCGTGCGGTCGGCCCGTGCGATTCGTACGAATGGCGCGTCGTCGAAAACTTCCTGTCCGGCTATCGGGCGGACAGTCTGCCGTGCCAGCCGGTGTTGAGCGAAATCCCGTATGGCTACGACGCAGCGATCACCTCACGTCTCGATTGCGACGAAGACGTCGAATCGGCTCGCGATCTGTACATGCTCTATCGCCATCTGAACATCCCGTTCACGCTAGCGGTCCACACGGTGAATCTCGCCGACGAGCGCAATCATCCGATTCTGCGCGAGCTGCTCGAACACGGCGGCGCGGTGCTGTCGCACACTGCGTCGCACGCGCCGAACTGGGGCGGCAGCTACGAAGCGGCGCTGCACGAAGGCACGCATTCGGCCAACCTGCTGCACGGCGTGACGGGCCGGCGCGTGCGCTATGCCGTGTCGCCGTTTCACCAGTCGCCGGACTATGCGCTGCGCGCGCTCGCGGACGGTGGCTATATCGGCTGCGTCGGCGGCATCATCCGGAACGATCCCGAATTTGTACTCGCGCGCGGCGGCGAACTCGCCGGCATGCCGCACGGTTTCATCGGCCACAGCCAGCAGTGCATGCTGCACGGCGAATGCATGCTCGCCGAAGGCGACGCGCTCGCGGTGTTCAAGCAGGCCTTCGACCAGGCCTTCCAGACCGGTACGCTGTTCGGTTACCTGGATCATCCGTTTTCGCCGCGTTACGCGTATGGCTGGCCCGACGAACCCACGCGCGTTGCGGCGCACCGGGCGTTCCTCGACTACCTGTCGACGCGCGCGTCTAAGCCACTTTTCCTGCACGAAGAAGCCGCGCTCGATTTCCTGCTGCAACGTTCCCGCGTACAGGTCCGCGAAACCGGCGGCGCGTTCAGCGTGACGCTGCCGGACAGATACGGCGCGGACGGTCTGCAGGTCGGTATCGAGTATAAAAGACGCCTGCTACCTTGTGTTACTGAGGCCGCGCTTTCATGA
- the wecB gene encoding UDP-N-acetylglucosamine 2-epimerase (non-hydrolyzing) — protein sequence MKVLVVIGTRPEVIKLAPIVAALRGKLDVRVCSTGQHREMLDQALDFFGIAPDVRLDCMRTGQSLNELSARLLTGVDQVLVEEKPDWVVVQGDTTTAFCAGFAAFQRGIAVGHVEAGLRTGNLASPFPEEANRALLSRIATRNFAPTARARDNLLAEGIPAESILVTGNSIVDAIGLVRARWQDTPPQLPPALSAEAPQILVTCHRRENFGAVMLDICRALRNLCGRYSAYQWVFPVHLNPQVRKPVMNELGGVPNLHLIDPVDYPTSLYLISRSTLILSDSGGIQEEAPTFGVPVVVMRNHTERSEGVDAGFATLAGQQSDNIEAAVRNWLDAPARREALRHQVNPYGDGRASERTVQSLLGQTAEAFGG from the coding sequence ATGAAAGTATTGGTCGTCATAGGCACCCGCCCTGAAGTCATCAAACTCGCGCCGATCGTTGCCGCGTTGCGCGGCAAGCTCGACGTGCGCGTATGCAGCACTGGTCAGCATCGCGAGATGCTCGACCAGGCGCTGGACTTCTTCGGCATCGCGCCCGACGTTCGGCTGGACTGCATGCGTACTGGGCAGTCGCTGAACGAATTGTCCGCGCGCCTGCTAACGGGCGTCGATCAGGTGCTGGTCGAAGAGAAACCCGACTGGGTGGTGGTGCAGGGCGACACGACCACGGCGTTCTGCGCCGGTTTCGCGGCGTTCCAGCGTGGTATTGCCGTGGGCCATGTGGAAGCGGGTCTGCGCACCGGCAATCTCGCGAGTCCTTTCCCCGAAGAGGCCAACCGCGCACTACTGAGCCGCATTGCAACGCGTAACTTTGCGCCGACCGCGCGCGCCCGCGACAATCTGCTGGCCGAAGGCATTCCCGCCGAAAGCATTCTCGTGACGGGCAACTCGATCGTTGATGCTATCGGCCTCGTGCGCGCGAGGTGGCAGGATACGCCGCCGCAACTGCCGCCCGCACTGTCCGCCGAGGCGCCGCAGATTCTCGTCACCTGTCACCGCCGTGAGAACTTTGGCGCGGTCATGCTCGACATCTGCCGCGCGCTGCGCAATCTTTGCGGGCGCTATAGCGCCTATCAATGGGTCTTTCCGGTGCACCTGAATCCGCAGGTGCGCAAGCCGGTCATGAATGAACTCGGCGGCGTTCCGAACCTGCATCTGATCGATCCGGTCGATTATCCGACCAGTCTCTATCTGATTAGCCGCAGCACGCTGATTCTGAGCGACTCCGGCGGCATCCAGGAAGAAGCGCCGACGTTCGGCGTGCCGGTCGTCGTGATGCGCAATCACACGGAACGCAGCGAAGGCGTGGACGCCGGATTCGCGACGCTGGCAGGCCAGCAATCCGACAACATTGAGGCCGCGGTGCGCAACTGGCTCGACGCGCCGGCACGCCGCGAAGCGCTCAGACACCAAGTGAATCCCTATGGCGACGGGCGCGCGTCGGAACGTACAGTGCAAAGCCTGCTCGGCCAGACGGCGGAGGCTTTCGGTGGTTGA
- a CDS encoding glycosyltransferase, with product MFSTADWDEPYWTNKQHTAAVLARLGWRVLYVESPGIRSPRMASKRDWKRLWRRLWRGVQSVVLGAPQRDHNIWVLSPLVFPAKHHWPFIGSFNKLLLRGTIDRMAKRLGFDHPVVWTYHPFMLNAVSHVERGPTVYHCVDDLRAIPGVDIEAFNLAEEELLRSSQAVFTTAHALKERCKRLNPNTHFFANVVDADHFEAAMREGGLPDDLERIPTPRLVYHGVLSDFKIDLPLLLEVARRRKDWSWVFIGEEREGQQSPLVAELKRLPNVHFLGYRSYQSLPEYLRGMQVGLLPTLLNEYTRSMFPMKFFEYLAAGLPVVSTPLAFTEQLFDGLELGGDVASFEVAIERQLARGRLTQEEARLYVGENTWDARTAKMLEYVQSLRPVL from the coding sequence ATGTTTTCGACAGCGGACTGGGACGAACCCTACTGGACCAACAAGCAGCACACGGCTGCGGTGCTCGCACGCCTGGGCTGGCGTGTGCTGTACGTGGAAAGCCCGGGCATCCGCTCGCCGCGCATGGCCAGCAAGCGTGACTGGAAACGCCTGTGGCGCCGATTGTGGCGCGGCGTGCAGTCCGTGGTGCTCGGGGCGCCGCAGCGCGACCACAACATCTGGGTGCTGTCGCCGCTTGTGTTTCCAGCCAAGCATCACTGGCCGTTCATCGGCTCGTTCAACAAGCTGCTTCTGCGCGGGACGATTGACCGGATGGCAAAGCGACTCGGATTCGACCATCCGGTGGTGTGGACGTATCACCCGTTCATGCTGAACGCCGTGTCGCACGTGGAGCGCGGCCCGACGGTATATCACTGCGTGGACGATCTGCGCGCGATTCCCGGCGTGGACATTGAAGCCTTCAATCTGGCGGAAGAAGAGTTGCTCAGGTCGAGTCAGGCGGTGTTCACCACGGCCCACGCACTGAAGGAACGCTGCAAGCGCCTGAACCCGAACACGCATTTCTTCGCAAACGTGGTGGATGCCGACCACTTCGAAGCCGCCATGCGCGAAGGCGGGTTGCCCGACGACCTCGAACGGATTCCAACGCCGCGGCTCGTGTACCACGGCGTGTTGTCCGACTTCAAGATCGACCTGCCGCTGCTGCTCGAAGTGGCGCGCCGTCGCAAGGACTGGAGCTGGGTCTTCATCGGCGAGGAGCGCGAAGGGCAGCAAAGCCCGCTCGTCGCCGAACTCAAGCGGTTGCCCAACGTGCATTTCCTCGGTTATCGAAGCTATCAGTCGCTGCCCGAGTATTTGCGCGGCATGCAGGTTGGCCTGCTGCCGACGCTGTTGAATGAGTACACGCGCTCCATGTTCCCGATGAAGTTCTTTGAATATCTCGCGGCCGGTCTGCCGGTCGTCTCGACGCCGCTCGCGTTTACCGAGCAGTTGTTCGACGGGCTGGAACTGGGCGGTGACGTGGCCAGCTTCGAGGTGGCCATCGAACGGCAACTGGCGCGCGGTCGGCTGACGCAAGAGGAGGCGCGCCTGTACGTCGGAGAAAACACGTGGGACGCCCGTACCGCAAAGATGCTCGAATATGTTCAATCGCTGAGACCCGTGTTATGA
- a CDS encoding glycosyltransferase family 4 protein: MKVLFSTYPMAFHTPGGGEVQLLAYEKHLPAHGVDVKLFDMWKPEFLKYDVVHFFSCISGSYHFCHFVKQLGLPLVISSSLWITEVTRHLYPIDEVRAQLSLADRVITNSNLESDTLASALALPREKFATVYNGIDEYFLKDVPPSLFREHFDLPGRFVLNVGNIEPRKNQLTLVRAMKGHPDVKLVLVGQQRDPAYAAQVLREGGDQVRYLGALPHNELLLSGYAACDLFCLPSTLETPGLAALEASAQGAPLLVTSEGSCSEYFGDRAAYVSPDSADSVRDAIGAMLQHGTARAAAAASAFRRDAFTWASTTEALRRIYQELV, translated from the coding sequence ATGAAAGTGTTGTTTTCAACCTATCCCATGGCGTTTCACACGCCCGGCGGCGGCGAAGTGCAGTTGCTTGCTTACGAGAAGCACCTACCGGCGCATGGCGTTGACGTCAAGCTGTTCGACATGTGGAAACCGGAGTTCCTGAAGTACGACGTGGTGCATTTTTTCTCATGTATCAGCGGCTCATACCACTTCTGTCACTTCGTCAAGCAACTCGGCTTGCCGCTCGTCATCTCTTCCAGCCTGTGGATCACCGAGGTAACACGTCATCTCTATCCGATCGATGAAGTCCGCGCGCAATTGAGTCTGGCCGACCGCGTCATCACTAATTCGAATCTGGAGAGCGATACGCTCGCGAGCGCGCTCGCATTGCCACGCGAAAAGTTTGCGACGGTCTACAACGGCATCGACGAATACTTCCTCAAGGACGTTCCGCCCAGCCTGTTCCGCGAGCATTTCGATCTGCCGGGCCGCTTTGTGCTGAACGTCGGCAATATCGAGCCGCGCAAGAACCAGTTGACGCTGGTGCGCGCTATGAAAGGGCATCCCGACGTCAAGCTCGTGCTGGTCGGCCAGCAGCGCGACCCGGCGTACGCGGCGCAGGTGCTGCGCGAGGGCGGCGACCAAGTCAGGTATCTCGGCGCGCTGCCGCACAACGAACTGCTGCTGTCGGGCTACGCCGCGTGCGACTTGTTCTGTTTGCCGAGCACGCTGGAGACGCCCGGGCTCGCCGCACTGGAGGCGTCCGCGCAGGGCGCACCGCTGCTCGTCACGTCCGAGGGCTCGTGCTCGGAGTATTTCGGCGATCGCGCCGCTTACGTGTCGCCGGATTCTGCGGACTCGGTACGCGATGCCATCGGTGCCATGCTGCAGCACGGCACCGCGCGAGCGGCTGCTGCGGCATCCGCATTTCGTCGCGATGCATTCACATGGGCTTCGACTACCGAAGCCTTGCGCCGTATTTATCAAGAACTTGTTTAA
- a CDS encoding glycosyltransferase family 4 protein, protein MNSGLFANDSVQSRPHVLMVTHVLPYPPAAGNEIRIYKMLKWFRRKGYGITLVLKPLGDTEVTNECVLGLCDVVDNLHIFDNRVIPPRADVASARAPRPVDTDMDDCMLAQIQDGFCPAWFVEEVAAIIAAVQPEVVIAQYVFTSRVLALPECGPALRVIDAHDLFCRKQATVEQYGIKNYGLSLTDDQERGLLNRSDVVLAIQRVEQLEIAKLVPERKVLLASFDLEVHTADPQRMVPDQVLIVASGNEFNVRGTQDFLDYTWPLIREANPNARLRVIGRVCREVTSDDPTVSLLGFVESLDLEYQQAAVVVNPCRVGTGLKIKTIEALAWGKAHVAWPSAADGLRELGDVPAIIATNVVDFADAIVAVLRDAKKRETLQQGAHRFISGHFGAEHVYSGLTDAIDATVAGNIEKVQK, encoded by the coding sequence ATGAATTCCGGCTTGTTCGCGAACGATAGCGTGCAGAGTCGACCGCATGTGTTGATGGTCACGCACGTTTTGCCCTATCCGCCGGCAGCGGGCAACGAAATTCGCATCTACAAGATGCTGAAGTGGTTTCGCCGCAAGGGCTACGGCATCACGCTGGTGCTCAAGCCGCTCGGCGACACCGAAGTCACGAACGAATGCGTGCTCGGCCTGTGCGACGTGGTCGACAACCTGCATATTTTTGACAACCGCGTGATCCCGCCACGTGCCGACGTTGCGAGCGCGCGCGCGCCGCGTCCGGTCGACACGGATATGGACGATTGCATGCTCGCCCAGATTCAGGACGGCTTCTGTCCCGCGTGGTTCGTCGAGGAAGTGGCGGCGATCATCGCGGCAGTGCAGCCGGAAGTCGTGATCGCGCAATACGTGTTCACCAGCCGCGTTCTCGCGTTGCCGGAATGCGGACCGGCGCTACGCGTGATTGACGCGCACGATCTATTCTGCCGCAAGCAGGCCACGGTCGAGCAATACGGAATCAAGAACTACGGCCTGAGTCTCACCGACGACCAGGAACGTGGGTTGCTTAATCGCTCCGATGTCGTGCTGGCGATTCAGCGCGTCGAGCAGCTGGAAATCGCCAAGCTCGTGCCCGAGCGCAAGGTGCTGCTGGCCAGCTTCGATCTGGAAGTCCACACCGCAGACCCTCAACGCATGGTGCCCGATCAAGTGCTGATTGTCGCGTCGGGCAATGAATTCAACGTGCGCGGCACGCAGGATTTTCTCGACTACACGTGGCCGCTTATCCGCGAGGCCAATCCGAACGCGCGGCTGCGTGTGATCGGGCGCGTCTGTCGCGAGGTGACCTCGGACGATCCGACGGTATCGCTGCTTGGTTTCGTCGAAAGCCTCGATCTCGAATACCAACAGGCGGCCGTCGTGGTCAACCCGTGCCGTGTCGGCACCGGCCTTAAGATTAAGACGATCGAGGCCCTTGCGTGGGGCAAGGCGCATGTGGCGTGGCCCTCGGCGGCCGATGGCCTGCGTGAGCTCGGCGACGTCCCGGCGATCATCGCGACCAACGTGGTCGACTTCGCCGACGCGATCGTGGCCGTGCTGCGCGACGCGAAGAAACGAGAGACGTTGCAGCAGGGCGCCCATCGTTTCATAAGCGGACATTTTGGCGCGGAACATGTCTATTCCGGCTTGACCGACGCCATCGACGCCACCGTGGCCGGCAACATCGAAAAGGTGCAAAAGTGA
- a CDS encoding glycosyltransferase, with product MSDKIAIIVTPADGAYVLPQLASLSGHATSIVAFVHAGAGASLPESSPAWMKVVAVDTVTDYYAALNRTLHPLIEAGTAVLFVSPHHVFDNAAIGTLQGELAADSLYGFALPRTNVGGSAPVPRLRGEAAVDGPQAFDAFFDGLPARLGGGIVQGLPVLVRASVLATFGRLSGKRFDLADALATLFIRANRRGFSAVVCNRALFFVPETTAFGGAAERPVIERAKDYYRALDWHAEFPEQRLEKLLWHRLAAKPKRQVLFDIRNLAPGYNGTAQHILSLMKPLCALAGRFGIEPRFWVLKESAEFHRLDSIAPGQFVTELTSDDLFDASIRLSQPWSFSELRDQAFRSMINMYLIMDAIAWDCHYIRMPHIDGVWRTAAAQADGFAYNSAFTQRAFQERFPDARKVPSAVSYCSLDPSEYYAAEVDPAKAREAAAAKPYLLVVGNQYYHKGLYEVVRVLAAGFPETQIKVLGEISEEYPNVEQIPSGLIAHDDIDRLFRECTCLVFPSHYEGFGLPILKALSFGKPVIARHSSLLDEIRDRVSPVDGIVPFTRNTELLRAIGEVLARESHWRAQKTQAATPRDVHDWERAAHDILTLLERGLASVNVERCVERLEFFYRFNQFDTEREGWSNADQNKIIFEVELEE from the coding sequence GTGAGTGACAAGATTGCGATCATCGTGACGCCGGCAGACGGCGCTTATGTCTTGCCGCAACTGGCCTCGCTGAGCGGACACGCCACGAGCATTGTCGCGTTCGTGCACGCGGGCGCGGGTGCCAGCCTGCCGGAGTCGAGCCCTGCCTGGATGAAGGTCGTCGCTGTCGACACCGTCACGGACTACTATGCGGCGCTGAACCGCACGCTGCATCCGCTGATCGAAGCCGGAACGGCGGTGCTGTTCGTTTCACCGCACCACGTGTTCGACAACGCGGCGATTGGCACGCTACAGGGCGAGCTCGCCGCGGATTCGCTGTATGGCTTCGCACTGCCGCGCACCAACGTAGGCGGCTCGGCGCCGGTGCCGCGTTTGCGCGGCGAAGCGGCGGTCGACGGCCCGCAGGCGTTCGACGCGTTTTTCGACGGGTTGCCCGCGCGCCTGGGCGGCGGCATTGTGCAGGGCTTGCCCGTGCTGGTGCGGGCGAGTGTGCTCGCCACGTTCGGCCGCCTGAGCGGAAAGAGGTTCGACCTCGCCGATGCGCTCGCCACGCTGTTCATCCGCGCGAACCGGCGCGGCTTCAGCGCGGTGGTGTGCAACCGCGCGCTGTTCTTCGTGCCGGAAACCACTGCCTTCGGCGGGGCGGCCGAGCGGCCAGTGATCGAACGCGCGAAGGACTACTACCGCGCGCTCGACTGGCACGCCGAATTCCCCGAACAGCGTCTGGAAAAGCTGCTCTGGCATCGCTTGGCTGCAAAGCCGAAGCGCCAGGTGCTGTTCGACATCCGCAATCTCGCGCCGGGATACAACGGCACCGCGCAGCACATCCTCTCGCTGATGAAACCGCTGTGCGCGCTGGCCGGGCGATTCGGCATCGAGCCGCGCTTCTGGGTGTTGAAGGAGTCGGCAGAATTCCACCGGCTCGACTCGATCGCGCCGGGCCAGTTCGTGACCGAGTTGACCAGCGACGATCTGTTCGACGCTAGCATCCGTCTGTCGCAGCCATGGAGCTTCAGCGAATTGCGCGACCAAGCGTTCCGCTCGATGATTAACATGTACCTGATAATGGATGCGATTGCGTGGGACTGCCATTACATCCGCATGCCTCATATCGACGGCGTATGGCGCACGGCGGCCGCGCAAGCGGACGGCTTTGCGTATAACAGCGCGTTCACGCAGCGCGCGTTCCAGGAACGCTTTCCGGACGCGCGCAAGGTTCCCTCGGCGGTGTCGTACTGCTCTCTCGATCCGTCGGAATACTATGCAGCGGAAGTCGATCCCGCGAAGGCGCGGGAGGCGGCAGCGGCCAAGCCCTATCTGCTGGTGGTCGGCAATCAGTACTATCATAAGGGGCTGTACGAGGTCGTGCGTGTGCTGGCCGCGGGTTTCCCCGAGACTCAGATCAAGGTGCTAGGCGAGATCAGCGAAGAGTATCCGAACGTCGAACAAATTCCGTCCGGTTTGATCGCTCATGACGACATCGACCGTCTGTTCCGCGAATGTACGTGTCTCGTGTTTCCGTCGCATTACGAAGGATTCGGCTTGCCAATCCTGAAGGCGCTGTCGTTCGGCAAGCCGGTAATCGCGCGCCACAGCAGCCTGCTCGATGAGATCCGCGACCGTGTCAGCCCCGTCGACGGGATCGTGCCGTTCACGCGCAACACGGAATTGCTGCGCGCAATCGGCGAGGTGCTCGCCCGCGAGTCGCACTGGCGCGCTCAGAAAACCCAAGCCGCAACGCCGCGCGACGTGCACGACTGGGAGCGCGCCGCGCACGACATCCTGACGCTGTTGGAACGCGGACTCGCCAGCGTGAATGTCGAACGCTGTGTCGAGCGGCTCGAATTTTTCTATCGCTTCAACCAGTTCGACACGGAACGCGAAGGCTGGAGCAACGCGGACCAAAACAAGATCATCTTCGAGGTGGAGCTGGAGGAATGA